The genomic interval AGTCATGTTTATTCTTCCAAAGATTTCCATAAATGTATGGCTGCGTAGGACCGCCAAGGTCGCCACGTCTCCGCTAATTTTAAAACTTTATTCGGATTCTTTTCACCTAACGCTTTATAAATCCCTAAATCAGTATTTGGAAACGAATCCGGCCAACCGAACACTCGCATCGCGATGTACTGGGCAGTCCAGTCGCCGATCCCGGGAATACTTGTCAGCTCTCCGATTTGCTTTTCGAAGTTCGTATCCGGTTTAAGGCTCACTTTCTTTTCTACAACGGCTTTTGAAAAAGCGAGAATCGTTTCCGCACGTTTTGCAGGTAACCCCAAGCTCGCGATTCTCTTGACGCTGGAATCCGCTACGCGTTCAGGGCTAGGCGTTAAATACGTTAACCCGACGATTCCCGTCTCGATCATAAGGCCGAACATTCTAACGTAGCGAGCGGCGAGAGTTGTCGCGGCTTTGACGCTGATTTGTTGACCTAATATGGCTCTAATGCACACTTCGAAAGGATCAAAAGAACCGGGTACGCGAAGTCCGGGATTTTTTACGGACAATTTACCTAAATGATGTGCGATCGAAATCGGTTCGGCATTCAGATCGAATAATTTGCGAAGACTAGAAAGTATAGGGATTAAAGCGGGAAGTAGTGAAGAGCTTATCTGGGCTCGTAAAATATTTTTTCCGATAATCGGCGAAACTGAAACAATACCGGTGGCGCCTTCAATGGATGCCGTTCTCAGATACTTCCCATATTGAATCGCTTCGACACCGGATAGAATGCGTTGGTGCAGAAAGCCGGTAATAGCATTCCAATCGAAAGGAGGTCGAAAGCTAAGATCGCAATTGATGATATCGGAATTTTTTGTCGTAGGACGATATGATTTTCGGAACTGACCCGGTACCATCCGATACCGACTCTTAAAAAGAGTGTTGAATCTTCTTAGACTGGAAAACCCGCTAGTAAACGCGATGTCGGTTATGCGAAGACTCGTATCGGTTAATAGGCGCTTTGCGAGAAGCAATCTCTGCGTCTGAGCTAGTTCGATCGGAGATACTCCGAATTTAAGTTTTATCACCCGCCTTAGATGGCGGGACGTGACGCCAAAATCATCAGCAAGATCTTCGATTGAACCTTTGTTCAATGCCCCTTCGTCAATCATTTGCAATGCCTGGGAGGCTAATCTGCTAACGGCCTCCATCGGAGAATATCCCGGTGCAAGTTCCGGACGGCAGCGTAGACAAGGGCGGTATCCTGCGACTTCGGCCGCTGCAGCGCTCGGGTAAAAGGAACAGTTTTTTTGGAGCGGGAGCTTTACCCGGCAAACGGGGCGACAGTATATCATCGTGCTTTTCACTGCTACGAAGAAAATTCCGTCGAATCGTGCATCGTGAGCCGACATAGCTTGATAGCAAATATTTGCATCTAACATTCTAGTAACATTATAAAGTAGTTTCATTAAGATGGCTCGCCATTTTCGGACTTTATACTTGGAAAAAAATACGAAACGAAACCTCTTTTCTATGCGCGAATTCGAAATAGGGAACGACTCGTCTCATCACTTTACGTCATACCCAGTTTTTGTTAAAACAAAATGTGCGATCGTAATCTATGATTTTCGATTTTCTCGATTGTTCTTCGATCGGAAAATAGAATCGGTATTCAAAAAGCCGGGCATTCCGAACATTCATTTCGATTAGAAATTAGGAAGTATTTCTGAGATTACTTTAACGGCAACGATCACACAAGATACGGAAGTTAAGAAAAATCGATTCTTTCGGTTTATTATAAACACGAATCTTAAATTTTCGTGAAACGTATTCATTTTAAAATTAAATTAGAACAGACTAAGTTAACAAGTTATTCATCGTAGAACTATTTTTTCTTGGCCTTTTTCTCCTATTTTCTTCAATCGTTCCAGAATGTTATTTCTGTTCTAACGGATTGGGCTTTGTGATTAAACGACAATTTTATCGGCTATATATCAATTTTTTCTTTCTCGTTGTTACCGGGGGAATTAGCCTAAATTGTTGGTCAAATCCGATTTTTCTGCCAACGGTCGAATGCTGGGTTCAAGTTCCCAGTTTTCGCTGCCCGAAATCCGATATAAATGAATTGATTTTGGCTCTTTTTGCGCTGAGTCCGTCAGTCACTGTCTCAAATATCGCTAATCATTCCATTCTTCAAACCGGCTTTTTAGTAGGCCAAATTCGTTTGGGAATGGCATCCGTTTCCGTGTCGTTAGACGGAGGACCTTATTCGAATGCGGCAATCAACGGTTTAAGTTGGAGATACCAACTTCCTGCCCAAGCCGTTACCGGAACGCATTGGAATGTAGGCACTAAGCATACGATTTCCGTAATCGCAGCAGATGGAGCTGGAAATCGGACGGTTCCTCAGGTCTTCACGGTTGTTAAAGGAATCAATCATGATACCGATGGGGACGGGTTTCCCGATCTGATCGTTAGTAACTCCCTGGGTAATGCAGTGCAAGGTTACGGTTTGGTATTTTTGGCGCACGGAAACACCGGCCTTCCTTCCAGCTCTCCCGATACGATTTTGACGGACGGCCTTGCAAACAGTTCTTTTTTTGGAGATAGAATCGGAGCCGGCGATTTTAATGCGGATGGTTATGCGGATATCATAATCGGAAGTCAGGCTGCTCCCGCATTTAGTACTTTCGGATACGCTTATATTTTTCATAGCTCCGGACAAAAAGGGGTCACTAGCCAGAATCTAAGCTCGGGTGGAACCTATAATAGTCTGATTAAAGGACATGCGAGCGGCGATAGATTAGGCTCTTTTGTAATGGGGGGCGACCTAAATAACGACGGCTACGACGATGCAATCTTAACTAGTCCGTGGTCCGGTGGCCTTGGATATATTATCTATAGCCAAGGAATTGCCGGAGTTCCTTCCAAAGATTTATCCGTAACCGCCGCTGATATAACTTATAATTTCGGGGGTAATGACGATTTCGGTCTCATGGCCGCAGTAGGGGATATTAACGCTGATGGTTATACGGATCTAGTTGTTTCCGCACCCACGTATAATGCTCAACAAGGAAGGCTCTATATCTTCGTTTCTACTGCGGGATCTATTCCCGGGGCTCCGCAGCAATATGTGCTCGGCCCTAACGCTCCTGCGCCCGGTTGCTCGGCTGGAACCGGTTGCAGCCTCGCTTCTTTCGTTCTCGCGGATTTTAACGGAGATTCTTGCGCCGACTTAGGAGTCGGCGGAAATACGTTTAACACGAATCAAGGTATTGTTTTCATTTATAACTCGAATTGCAGTTCCGTTACCCCATATTCCGCTATCCCCAGTGCAACGCTAACCGGCCCTGCCTTAGCTACTTGCAATGGCGGTACGAATTGTTCATTCGGAAATTCCGTGTCGACCGGAGATACGAATGGAGACGGTTATCCGGATTTATTTGTGGGAGCCTATCTCTCCTCGGCAGGTTATGGAAATGCGTATCTCTTTCAAAGCGCGGGTTCCAGCGGAATTTCCAGCGTGGACTTAAGCGCAGGAGGAACTCCTACTTCCGTTTTAACCGGATCTGCGGCCGGTTTAAATTTCGGAAATTTTATAGCTCTTCAAGACATTACGGGTGATGGAATGTCTGATTTACTAGTCGGCGCGCCTGGAGGAGGGTCGGGTACGGTATTCTACTTTAAAAGCAACGGATTGTCCGGGGCGGGAAACCAAAATTTAAGCGCAGGAGGGGTTGCTACTTCAGTTTTGACGGTTCCATTCGGACAAAGTTTTGGAAATACAATTGCGCTGAATCGGGATGATTCTGAAAAAATCATCGGTCTTTTAGTTCCGAGCCTCGAACGAACCTGGCTAAACGTATTTCAGTAAGGAAACTCGATCTCGTTTTTATTATATCCTGCAATGCTTGAATTTTAAATATATGGAATTCAAGTAAGGGTCATAAGTACGTGTAAAAGGGAAGGAAATCACTCAAATAAATGTTCGAATGAGGAGTAGGAGGGAAGATGAAGACCAAAGGACAAAACTTTAAGAATATCGACGAGTATATCGAAAATTTTCCCGAAGAGGTTCGGACCCTTCTCGAGGATCTGCGCTCTACCATCGTAAGTTCCGCGCCGAATGCAATCGAAAAAATCAGCTATCAAATGCCCGCTTTCGAACTGAACGGCAACCTAGTCTATTTTGCCGCGTACAAAAACCATATCGGATTTTATCCGACTTCAAGCGGCATAAAATCGTTTCAATCCGAATTGTCCCAATATAAAACTTCCAAAGGAGCGGTCCAATTTCCGTTGGACAAACCGATACCGTTAAAGTTGGTAAGTAAGATCGTGAAATATCGGGTTAAAGAAAATATGGTCAATGCTAAGAAGAAGAAATCTTGATCGTCAATATTTTTCTTTTTAGCAATTAATGAAGTTCGAATATTACTCTCTCGGAGTAAGTTTCGTTTCGAATATCAGCATGTCCGGTCGGATGTCTTTTAATTCCGATAATAAGAATCTCCCTACGAGCGAAATTCTTTGCTTGTGATCGGTCGCTTCGAAGAGTTTCTCTTCCATCTCCAGGATTTTGGGTCGATCCGTAAGGTTATCCAATGATAGATTCATTCCGAATATTTTACTCATCGGTTCTTTAAAAAATGCGGTCGCGCATCCTTCCTTAAAAATCACGAGCAGTGTTGCCGCATTTTGCGAATATCAATCTGGGAAGTCTTCTAATTCCTAAAAGCGGAATCGAATTTTCGTTAAATTCTTCTAAGGAGGAGACATTTCCTCCGATACGAAAGGTTTTAAGGGATCGCTCGGTATATATTTCTCGATTTTCGTAGGATTCAATCCGTTATTTTCCTTTCAGAAAAAAGGGTTAAAATCCCCGATTTCCGATCGGATATTCTATAGGAAAAAAGGCGGAAATTATTAAAAATTTTTCTGGAAACTGTCCAATCCCAACTATCTCGATCCTTATTCGATTGTAGTTCAACGATTCGCTAATTATTTAAAGGAGAAATAAAATGGCAAATTCTATACATTCGATCCAAGGGAAGGGCAAGACCGTAATTTCGGAATCGGAAAAGAAAGAAAAATGGATAAAAACCGCTAAATGGATCTACTGGACATTGACTCTGTCGTTCACAATAACGATGTTGATGGCCGCCGTTATGCTTCTTGCCGGAGTGCCCTATAATGTGGAAGGTATTACGCGTCTCGGGTATCCGATTTACGTCTGTAAAATTTTAGGAATCGCGAAACTTCTCGGCGGTATCTTCATTTTACAGAATAAGTTTCGGACCCTAAAAGAATGGGCTTACGCCGGTTATTCGTTTAATCTAATAGGAGCAGCTGCATCGCACGCGTTTTCAGGCGATGGCTTTGGAGCGATCGTTACTCCCATCGTCATTCTTTCCATGGTTTTATTATCTTACCGTCAATGGAAGACCGGTTGGATGTAAGGAAATCTAAGGAGAAGCAAGATGATGAAACGGAGAATTAATGTTTATGAGAAGGGTGGAGACGCAATGAAATCGCTATTCGATTTGGGCGCTTACTTGGCGAAATCGATAGTTGAGCGATCTCTCTTGGATTTAGTTAATTTTAGAGTTTCGCAGATCAACGGATGCGCCTATTGCCTTGATATGCATTCTAAGGACCTGCGTGCGGTAGGAGAAACGGAGCAGCGTCTCTATATGCTGGACGCCTGGCGGGAGACTCCTTTTTACTCGGATCGCGAACGCGCGGCGTTGGCTTGGGCGGAGGCAGTTACGGAAATCAAAGAAACTCATGTGCCTGACGAAGTTTATGAACAAACGAGAAAACAGTTCTCGGAAGAAGAACTGATTGATCTAACTTTGTCGATTATAACGATTAACAGTTTTAATCGAATTAACATCGCGTTTCGTACGCCGGCAGGAACATACCGAGTCGGTCAACACGCTGCGCTAATAAAATAGCGACTTGGTCTAGGGTTAATGATCGATTTGTTTCGTAAGTTTAATTAGAGTCATAAGGAGAAGATTCGATGAAAGATTTTATGTTATTATTCAGACAGCCTAGCTATGATTACAGTAACGCTTCACCTCAGGAAATGCAGGCATTGTCCAAAAAATGGCAGGACTGGGTGGGAGGTATCGCAGCACAAGGAAAATTGGCGAATAACGGTCCCCGTCTTTCGACGGAAGGTAAGGTTCTCAAGTCAGGAGGTGTGATTACCGACGGTCCTTTCGTGGAAATCAGGGAGCGGTTAGGCAGCTTTATCGTCGTCAAAGCCGATACGCTAGAGGACGCTACTACCTTGGCTCACGGTTGCCCAGCGTTAGACGCCGATGGTAGCGTTGAAATTCGACCCGTCCTGTGATCAATCCGAATTAGGGCGACAAAGTTCCCGATCGTGAGAGAGGGAACTTTGTCATTAAATATGGAAACGGAATCCGAATCATTAAAGCAATTGTTCCAGCAGGAATTTTCCAAAATGGTTGCCGTTATCAGCAAGCGTTTCGGACTGCAACACATAGAATTAGCCGAAGATATCGTAAGCGAAACATTCCTGTTGGCTTCGGAAACTTGGGGAAGTAAAGGAGTTCCCGCGAATCCTACGGCATGGCTTTACGTCGTAGCAAAACGGAAAGCTCTTCATCATTTCAGAAGAAATAAGATTTTCGAAAGAAAAATAATTCCCGAATTAACTTTAAAGCAAGAACGGAATCCTGAAATTACGGATTTAAACTTCTCCGAACAAAACATCAAGGATAGTCAGCTTCAGATGCTTTTCGCTATTTGCAATCCTGCTATTGCAAGTGAAGCTCAAATCGGATTGGCACTGCGTATTTTATGCGGTTTCGGTATCGATGAAATTGCGGAAGCATTTTTGTCGAACAAGGAAACGATCAATAAAAGGCTGTTTCGAGCTAAAGAAAAATTACGAATTGAAAAAGTAAAAATGGAGTTTCCGCCGGAAAGTGAAATAGTAGACCGACTCGATAACGTACTGCATATTATTTATCTTCTTTTCAATGAAGGATATTATTCAAAAACGCAAAATCGAATTTTGCGAAACGACTTCTGCCTGGAAGCGCTACGTTTGGGTGTTATGCTTTCCGAGTATGGAAGAACGAATCGACCTAAGACGAATGCATTGCTTGCCTTAATGTGCTTTCACGCGTCTAGATTCGGTGCCAGACAAACCGACGAAAATTCTTTGATTCTTTACGAATTACAAGATGAAGGATTATGGGATAGAGCACTGATCAATCAGGGAATTCATTTTTTAAATATTTCCGTCCAAGGGGACGAGATCAGCTCGTATCATTTGGAGGCGAAAATCGCATATTGGCATTGTATGAAGGAGGATACGAAAGAGAAATGGGAGGATATTCTGCAATTGTATAACCAGCTTCTGATGGTGAATTATTCTCCGAGCGTCGCCTTAAACAGAACATTCGCCTTGTACAAGGCGAATGGAAGAAAAGAAGCTTTAATCGAGGCGGAGAAGTTAAAATTGGAAAATAATCATTTTTATTTCATTCTATTGGGAGAACTTTATAAAAATGTTGATGACCGAAAAGCAAAATTGAATTTTCAAAAAGCCTATTCACTGGCCAAAACTCAGACCGAAAAACAAGGCATTCAGAAAAAAATCAACGATTTCGGATAATTTTTGCCAAAGTCTAATTTTAAGAATTCCGGCTTCGAGGTTTTAAGTTGCAACTTGACTCGCATTGTTCAAGTGACGCAATAGGAAAGTAAGGTAGTCGTTTATGAAGAACAGTAAACTATTTCTAACTATAATTGTGCTGCTTGGAGCTATGCAAGTAGGCTGCGGAAAGAGTGATGAAGGGCGTGAAATTTCAAGCTGGCTGGAGCAAGGCGCACTCGTTGTCGATGTAAGAACTCCCCAGGAGTTTGCCGTGGAACATTATCCAGGAGCGATCAATATACCCATCAATGATCTACATTCACATTTGGGTGAATTAGGTCCGAAGCAAGGAAAGATTCTCTTATATTGCCAGTCCGGAGGCAGAAGCGCTAGGGCAAAAGCGCTTTTGAAAGAGGAAGGGTTTACGGAAGTGAAAGACGCAGGCGGTATTCGAAATTTATTCTCCGCGGCTTCCAAAAGGTAACTTAAGATCAAAGTTTATTTTTTTCGATACACTTCGGAAGAATCGCAATGTTGAAACGGACAGCGCTATTTTTTTGTACGGTCGGAGAGATTAATTTATCACGAGCATTGATTTTCGAGCTTTTAAAAGCTTTTTCGGGTACCTCCGATCGTCAAAGATATGATTGAAGGATTTTCGATCCGGCGTTGTATCAAGGAGAAATACATAGGATCATGGTAGGATTGCGGGGAAATCGCTCATCGATCTTAGGAATACGAATGACTCGAGGTAAAACGTGAACGATTTAATTAATTGTGGAGAGCCGATTGCCGATTTTCTGAACGATACATGTTCCTGCTCATCGCTAGATAAGGATAGATTGAATGAATGGCCTTCGAAATCCGTTCGTAACCGGATGAATCCGATTCTCGTAGACCGATTCTATTCTGAGACACCGTCATTTATAAATTTATCGGAAGTTCAACGAATCAAGGAAATTCTGCATTCGGTTCGATCCGTATTGCGACTTCCCTCCATTAGGAGCGAATTCTTAAAGTCTTATCCTGAAGAAATAAGAACTAGGAATTGTGAAGGCGGAGTCTTTTTAAGTCTGGATTTTCATCGGACATTGGATGGACCGAAGCTAATCGAAATCAATACGAATGCCGGTGGGGCATTTTTGCAATTCAAGCTAATGACGGCGCAAATCCGTTGTTGTCAGGCTGTTGATCTGGCGTTGCCGACTCTAGACGATCTTAAAGGACTCACGGAGGCATTCTTTTCCATTTTTATTGAAGAATGGTCGGCGAACGGTTATTCGCAGATGCCTAGAGTAATTGCCATCGTGGATAATGATCCGGAAGCCCAATTTTTATATTCGGAATTTCTGATGTTTCGAGATCTGTTTCAATCGAAGGGAATCGATTGTTTCATTCTTTCTCCGGAGCAACTTGATAGAAGAAACGGAGGCCTTTATTTTGAAGATAGAAAAATCGATCTGATCTATAACAGACTTACGGATTTCCATCTATCCGATCCGGAATGCGCTCATTTGTATGCGGCTTGGAGCAATAAGGAGGTCGTTCTTACGCCGAATCCGATGGACTACGATCTATTTGCTAGGAAATCGAATCTCGTATTTCTATCGGATTCGACCTTTCTTAAATCGGCGGGATTGGACAAGCATTCTCTGGAGATTCTGGAAAAATCCATTCCGAAAACTAGTTTCGTTGATCGGGAGAAATCGATCGAAATTTGGAATCGCAGAAAATCTCTTTTCTTCAAGCCTGAAAAGGGGTTTGGTAGTAAGGCCGCATATAATGGCGGAAAGTTAACGAAGGGAAAATATAATGAAATTTTAAATGGCGATTATATTTGCCAAGAATTTGTTCCCCCTTCAGTTCGAACGACTTCCATTTCCGGAACGAAAATCGGTATGAAAATGGATATTAGAGCGTACATATATAAGAATGAAATATTGCTATTCGCTTCCCGTTTATACCAAGGCCAAACGACGAATTTTAGTACGCAAGGGGGAGGATTTTCACCCTTATATGTTATACCGGATATAATTCAAAAATTGAATTAACGGATCTGGTCTCAATGTCGTTTTATTAAGGATAAATCTTTCTCCGGCCCGGGGCCACCTTATATCGATTATCTCCAATCTACGCATATTTTTTTTCTTGTTCATCGCACTTGTATATTTTTTTGTCAAAATATTGGATTGGCTTGTTTTGAGATCAAGTATAAATTATCCGTTGATGAATATGATCTTGTTAAGCGACAATATTGCTTTTTTAAAGGTCGATTTGAGTTTTCATCCACCAGACATGAAAAGGAAATATAGAATCTTTATATACTTATGAATTTATAATAGACAAAGACCGTAAAATGGGGTATCCTCTTTTTTTTAACGCGATTGTTTGAAGGAAGATCCGCAATTTCCTTCCGGAGTAAAATGATGCAGTTCTTGATTGTCGGTGTTCTCAGGCGAGGCCTTTGAGTAATGAATGAAGCTACTGCGAAGAGAATTTTTGAATACGGATTTTCCCGGATATTCGACGAAATCGAAGATTATGCCGTTTTAATATTGGACCGAACCGGATTTATTCAAACATGGAATATAGGGGCGGAGAAGCTGAAGGGATATTCGGCATCCGAAATTATCGGGAAAAATTTTAGTATTTTCTATCCGGAGGAAGAGCAGGAAAAAGGGCTGCCTAACGAGTTGTTGGAACTCGCCAGGAGGGATGGCAAGGCGCGTCACGAAGGCTGGAGAATCCGTAAAGACGGGTCGAAGTTTTTCGGAAATATTCTTATAACCGCGATTCACGATGACGATCGAGATGTAGTGGCATTCATTAAAGTTACTAGAGATATGACCGAAGCTCGTCGGGCGGCTGATATATTAAAAAGATATAACGAGGAATTGATAGCAAAAAACAAGGAGATGGAACAGTTCACTTACATTACTTCGCACGATCTTCAACAACCTTTGAATACGATCGGTAGCTTATTGGAGATTCTTAAAAAAGACTTTGCAAAGGATTTTTCGGAAGAGAGCGGATATTTCCTTAAATCCATCGGGGGATCGGTAGAGAGGATGAAAGTTCTGATCAAGTCTCTTCTCGATTATAGTCGAATCGGGGTTAAAAGGAAACTTGAAATGGCGGATTGCGACGAATTAGTGCGCTCCGTCATAGGAGACGTACTTTCTCCGGCTGATAAGAAAAATGTGGAGCTATATATCTCTCCGCTTCCTTCTATCCGTTGTTATTCGTTGGAGCTTAGACTCTTGTTTCAGAATCTGATCAGTAATGCGATCAAATACAAAAAAAAGTCATCGAAGGCAATCGTTAGGATCGATGCTCGAAAAGTCGATAACGGATGGGAATTTTCGGTTCAGGACAACGGCATCGGAATCGATAGTAAATACTTCGATAGAATCTTTTCATTATTTTACAGATTACATAGAGACGAGGAGTATGAAGGAATTGGAATAGGCTTATCCCATTGTGCGAAAATTATAGAATTGCACAAGGGTAGGATATGGGTTGAGTCGGAGCCCGGAGTCGGAAGCAGATTTATATTTTATATTCCGGAGTTTATTGAGATATGAGAAAAGTTGCTGGCTTGGAAAGAATCCTACTGATTGACGACGATGAGATGGCGAATTTTATTCATCAGAGAGCCATTAAAAAGTTAGAGTTGGACGTTCAGGTCGATGTGGCCCATGATGGCGTGGTTGCTCTTGATATTTTGAAATCTAATCGAAGCCCGAATTTGATTTTCTTGGATATCCGAATGCCTAGAATGGACGGCTGGGAATTTTTAGAAGAATATCGGAAGTTGAATTCGAACGAAAAGGAAAGGATCATCATTCTGATGCTTACGACTTCGTTGAATCCGGACGATCAGGAACGTTCTCAAAAATTTGAGGAGATCTCCTTATATATCAATAAACCTTTATCTCCGGAAAAGTTGGAGACGATCATCGAGCAATTTTTCAAAAACGCGGTTTAGAGATTGGAATTTCCAAATCGTTCTTCATTGCAAGAATGCAAAACAAGGGAAAAATGAAATTAATGTCGGTTTACCGATGCTTGTTATTTGCCCTGAACCGAATCGTTCTTATTCTCTTAACATTTTCTACTTTTTTTTCGTTTGAAATTTTAATTGAGCCTTTGGCTATCTCGGAAGATGAAG from Leptospira fainei serovar Hurstbridge str. BUT 6 carries:
- a CDS encoding DNA-3-methyladenine glycosylase 2 family protein, with the translated sequence MKLLYNVTRMLDANICYQAMSAHDARFDGIFFVAVKSTMIYCRPVCRVKLPLQKNCSFYPSAAAAEVAGYRPCLRCRPELAPGYSPMEAVSRLASQALQMIDEGALNKGSIEDLADDFGVTSRHLRRVIKLKFGVSPIELAQTQRLLLAKRLLTDTSLRITDIAFTSGFSSLRRFNTLFKSRYRMVPGQFRKSYRPTTKNSDIINCDLSFRPPFDWNAITGFLHQRILSGVEAIQYGKYLRTASIEGATGIVSVSPIIGKNILRAQISSSLLPALIPILSSLRKLFDLNAEPISIAHHLGKLSVKNPGLRVPGSFDPFEVCIRAILGQQISVKAATTLAARYVRMFGLMIETGIVGLTYLTPSPERVADSSVKRIASLGLPAKRAETILAFSKAVVEKKVSLKPDTNFEKQIGELTSIPGIGDWTAQYIAMRVFGWPDSFPNTDLGIYKALGEKNPNKVLKLAETWRPWRSYAAIHLWKSLEE
- a CDS encoding iron chaperone, giving the protein MKTKGQNFKNIDEYIENFPEEVRTLLEDLRSTIVSSAPNAIEKISYQMPAFELNGNLVYFAAYKNHIGFYPTSSGIKSFQSELSQYKTSKGAVQFPLDKPIPLKLVSKIVKYRVKENMVNAKKKKS
- a CDS encoding DoxX family protein produces the protein MANSIHSIQGKGKTVISESEKKEKWIKTAKWIYWTLTLSFTITMLMAAVMLLAGVPYNVEGITRLGYPIYVCKILGIAKLLGGIFILQNKFRTLKEWAYAGYSFNLIGAAASHAFSGDGFGAIVTPIVILSMVLLSYRQWKTGWM
- a CDS encoding carboxymuconolactone decarboxylase family protein; this encodes MMKRRINVYEKGGDAMKSLFDLGAYLAKSIVERSLLDLVNFRVSQINGCAYCLDMHSKDLRAVGETEQRLYMLDAWRETPFYSDRERAALAWAEAVTEIKETHVPDEVYEQTRKQFSEEELIDLTLSIITINSFNRINIAFRTPAGTYRVGQHAALIK
- a CDS encoding YciI family protein; amino-acid sequence: MKDFMLLFRQPSYDYSNASPQEMQALSKKWQDWVGGIAAQGKLANNGPRLSTEGKVLKSGGVITDGPFVEIRERLGSFIVVKADTLEDATTLAHGCPALDADGSVEIRPVL
- a CDS encoding RNA polymerase sigma factor, which codes for METESESLKQLFQQEFSKMVAVISKRFGLQHIELAEDIVSETFLLASETWGSKGVPANPTAWLYVVAKRKALHHFRRNKIFERKIIPELTLKQERNPEITDLNFSEQNIKDSQLQMLFAICNPAIASEAQIGLALRILCGFGIDEIAEAFLSNKETINKRLFRAKEKLRIEKVKMEFPPESEIVDRLDNVLHIIYLLFNEGYYSKTQNRILRNDFCLEALRLGVMLSEYGRTNRPKTNALLALMCFHASRFGARQTDENSLILYELQDEGLWDRALINQGIHFLNISVQGDEISSYHLEAKIAYWHCMKEDTKEKWEDILQLYNQLLMVNYSPSVALNRTFALYKANGRKEALIEAEKLKLENNHFYFILLGELYKNVDDRKAKLNFQKAYSLAKTQTEKQGIQKKINDFG
- a CDS encoding rhodanese-like domain-containing protein, with the translated sequence MKNSKLFLTIIVLLGAMQVGCGKSDEGREISSWLEQGALVVDVRTPQEFAVEHYPGAINIPINDLHSHLGELGPKQGKILLYCQSGGRSARAKALLKEEGFTEVKDAGGIRNLFSAASKR
- a CDS encoding sensor histidine kinase, with the translated sequence MNEATAKRIFEYGFSRIFDEIEDYAVLILDRTGFIQTWNIGAEKLKGYSASEIIGKNFSIFYPEEEQEKGLPNELLELARRDGKARHEGWRIRKDGSKFFGNILITAIHDDDRDVVAFIKVTRDMTEARRAADILKRYNEELIAKNKEMEQFTYITSHDLQQPLNTIGSLLEILKKDFAKDFSEESGYFLKSIGGSVERMKVLIKSLLDYSRIGVKRKLEMADCDELVRSVIGDVLSPADKKNVELYISPLPSIRCYSLELRLLFQNLISNAIKYKKKSSKAIVRIDARKVDNGWEFSVQDNGIGIDSKYFDRIFSLFYRLHRDEEYEGIGIGLSHCAKIIELHKGRIWVESEPGVGSRFIFYIPEFIEI
- a CDS encoding response regulator — its product is MRKVAGLERILLIDDDEMANFIHQRAIKKLELDVQVDVAHDGVVALDILKSNRSPNLIFLDIRMPRMDGWEFLEEYRKLNSNEKERIIILMLTTSLNPDDQERSQKFEEISLYINKPLSPEKLETIIEQFFKNAV